The uncultured Paludibaculum sp. sequence GATGCTGCAACCGCAGGATGGCGCGGCGGAAACGGGCGCGGCCTCAGGCTTGTTGGCGGCAAGGAATCGCTCGGCGGCACTAGCCACGGAACCGTGCACCGGCGGCCTTGGGATTGGAGCAGCGGCGGGCGCGTGGGCCGGAATGGCGGCCGCGACGGCGGCAGACAGCGTGGCTCCGCTGACGTTCACGCCACGCTGGGCAAGATAGCGTTCGACGGCTGCAACCAGCGCGGCTTTGTCGATGTTCAAGGCGGCAGGCTGGACGGGAGCAGGGTCGGCATCGCGAACAGCCCAAGCGATGCGTTTGATATTGATCAGGTGCTGCGGGCCGACATTGTCGCTGGTGATGTTACCTGCGATCGCTCCGCAGCCGAGCGTCATGGAGGGCTGCACATTGGTCGTGATGCCGACGGAGCCCTGCGGCGCGGCGGTGTTCACCAGAACACGGAACGCGGGCATGCGCAGACCGAACCGGCGCACCTTTGCTTCGTCTCCGGCATGGATGACGCAGGTGTGACCGAGGCCACCGAATTTGAGGATGGCCTCACAGGCGTCAAGTCCGGCTTCGAAGGAGTCAACGAAAAGCAGTGCCAGCACCGGCGAGAGCTTCTCGGCGGAGAGCGGATGTTCACGGCCGACCCCATCGATCTCCGCGACGAGGATGGTCGCATCTGCCGGCACGCTGATGCCGGCGAGTTGAGCAATGGTCTGCGGCGATTTGCCGACGCAGTCGGCGCGCACGGTGGTGCCGCTGCTGAAGAGCGTGCGTTCCACGGCGGCGCGCTCTTGCGGGTTGAGGATGTACGCCTTGCGGGCCCGGAATTCAGCCAGCATGCGCTCGCGGAGGACGCCTTCAGCGACAACGGTCTGTTCGCTGGAGCAGACGGTGCCGAAGTCGAAGCTCTTGCCGCTGACAACACGGGCGACAGCCTGGGCGAGGTTCGCGGAGGTATCGATGAGCACCGGCACGTTGCCGGGTCCGACACCGAAGGCTGGTTTACCAGATGAGTAAGCCGCACGCACCATGCCCGAACCGCCAGTGGCGAGAATCACCCCGGTTTTAGGATGTTTCATGAGCGCCTGAGTGCCTTCGAGCGTGGAATTGCTGGCGCACTGAACGATGCCTGCCGGCGCTCCTGCTTCTTCGGCCGCTTCGGCCAGCAACGCAGCCGCGGCGCAGGTGCATTCCTTGGCGCGGGGGTGTGGGCTGAGCACGATGGCATTACCCGCCTTCAGGGCGATGATGGTTTTGAAGAAGACCGTGGAAGTGGGGTTCGTGGTGGGGCAGATGGCGGCAATGACGCCCTGGGGCACACCCACCTCGGTGATCTGCTGCTCTGGAATCTCGCGCAGGACACCCACGGTCTTCATGCTGCGGATGGCGCGGATCAGGGTGTCGGAGCAAAGCATGTTCTTCGCATACTTGTCTTCGACATTACCCATGCCGGTCTCGCGCACGGCGAACTCGGCAAGACGGCGGGCATGGGCGCGGCCCTTGGCGGCCACTGCTTCCACTACAGCGTCGATCTGCTCCTGAGTGAAGTTTTTATAGGTCTGCCAGGCAGTGTAGGCCTTTTCAACTTTTTCCCGGACCTCCTGAACCGAAACCAGGTCCGTATCGTGCAGCATGCCATCCCCCCACGTAACCAGCCGTTATCGTAAGAACGCGCACTGGGGCGCATCTTCTATATATGGAGGCCGCCGACTTATTTGTCGTTCTTCTTGGCGCCAGGCAGGACCTTCTCTGTCTCCTCATGTGGGTTGGGAATGACGTGGACCGCGATGAGTTCACCTACGCGGCGGGCAGCAGCGGCGCCGGCGTCAGTGGCTGCTTTGACGGCACCCACATCGCCACGGACAGTGACGCAAACGTAAGCGGCACCGACATATTCCTTGCCGGTGAGCGTGACGTTGGCCGTTTTCACCATCGCATCGGCGGCTTCAATTGCGCCGATCAGGCCTTTCGTTTCGATCATTCCAAGGGCTTCCATTGAACCTCCCAACGGCACCACTGAGTGAACTTCCAGAAACTCCCACGGTATCACAACCGTGCCGCCCGCGATACCGGAATCAGGGCCTTGGAAAGTGGCGCTCAGAAGGAGAAAACCCGGGGTCCCCCGTCCGGCCAGATGCGGCAAATCCAATAAAATCAATAAGATAGAGAAGTAGACGAGAAGCCCTCCTATGGTATAATGGTCCTCATGTCCAGGACGCAAGGGAGCCGAAACCGGCCAGCCACTCCGCGATAGCCCAGGAAGCCGCGACGCGCGTTGTCCTACCTCGATTCGAAGGACTTCGCCTGTTGCCTTCGGCACGCGTGAGCCGTCCTTCACGCTTCGGACCAATCGGCCGAAGCAGACCACCGGCGGAGCCGCCGGGGCAGTGACCTGGCTTGTGAGCCAGGGACGAATTGCCGGACTTCCAAACCGGCACAATTGCACAGAATACGAGAGAACTTCGCAACTGGTGACTAGAACCCGAAGGAGAGTTTGTTTTTGATGACAAAGGCATTATCGAGAGGGTTGGTGGTGATTGCAGGGTTGTTGGCGGGCCAAACGGCCGCCGATCCGGATCCCCGTCCAGCCGATATCGCTGTCAGCAAAACCGACCCACGTCTGATCCGAGTCAAACAGTTCTTCCAGGACCGGGATTGCCCGGCTCAAGTGTATGCCGCTGATTTCATCACGGCCGCTGACCAGCACGATCTGGACTGGCGGCTGTTGCCCAGTTTGTCCTTCATCGAATCGGGCGGCGGCAAGGTTGCATACAACAACAACATGTTCGGCTGGGATAACTGTAAGTTGAAGTTCAGATCGACGAGGGAGGGGATTTACCGGGTGGCTACGAAGCTCGGCAAGTCCCGCATGTACCGGAAGAAGAATGTGGACCAAGTCCTGCGGCTTTACAATCCAAGGCTTGAGTACAGAAAGGCCGTGAAGGCCGTAATGAGCCAGATGGGCCCGGCCGAGCTGGCGCCCGAGGGCGTCTTCTAGCAAAAGCGGGCCCCTCAAGGGCCCGCTTCAGTGAATCTTAGTTGGTGTGTTTGCTCGTTCAGGAAGGCCTCTCTACCGCGCGCGGACTGTTATTCCAACAGCCGGACGCCCATATAAAGGCCTCCGAACAACAACACGGAGACTACGCCGACCAGCAGCCATTTGAGATATCTCTCTTTTGGCGTGGTAACCTCATCGTCGTCGTGTTTCATCTGCTCGTCGAGGGACTCGAACATGGAAGCGACCTCCCGTCTACGGACTAAGGTACAAACCGTATAGGACTTCGAGCAGACTCATTCTAACCCCGAAACCTCCAATTTTGGCAAACATATATTTTCTTTATTTTCATACAGTTATAAACGTGGCAGAGCACCGCGTCCCGGAGTTCGGCCTCTGAATTGCGCTCGGCGTCGGGAAGAGATGGTGGACGGTCTCGAGCAATAGCGTGTCTGTAGAGAAAGCCACCAACCGCGCTCTCAGGGGCCAATCGGCAAGGGTACGCCAAGCCGGAGTGTAACCGGCGTTACGCCAGTCCCATACGTTCCAATTTACGGTAGAGCGTCTTACGTTCGATGCCGAGGATTCGGGCAGCTCTGCTCTTGTTGCCACCCGTGGCGGCCAGAACTTTCCGAATCTGTTCCATCTCAGTGTCGGCGAGAGATTCGCCCGCCTGCTCCTTCGGACCCGAAGACCGGATGGCGTCGTCGACCGAATCCTCCGTGATGCGTCCGCCAGGCGAAAGGATAACCAGGCGCTCCACCATGTGCTGCAGTTGGCGGATGTTGCCCGGCCAGGTGTAGTCCGCCAGAGCCTTCATTCCGCTCTCGGTGAGCCTGGTGTCCAGGCCGTAGCGTTCGTTGTAGCGTTTGAGGAACGCACCGGCCAGCAGCGGCACGTCGCCATGGCGTTCCCGCAGGGGTGGCACGCCGATGCGGACTACGTCGAGACGGTACCAGAGATCTTCCCGGAACTTACCCTCATCCACCATCTTCCGCAGATTGCGGTTGGTGGCCGCGAGGATCCGCACGTCCACCTTGCGGGGTCGCGACGAGCCCAGCGGACGAATCTCTTTTTCCTGCAAAAATCGCAGGAGTTTCAACTGAAAATTAAGATCGATCTCGCCAATTTCGTCGAGGAAGACCGTGCCGCCGTGGGCGGTCTCAAAGACGCCCGCGCGGTCTCGGTCGGCTCCGGTATAGGCGCCTTTCATGGCGCCGAAGAGCTCGCTTTCCACGAGGGAGGGCGCCAGGGACGCGCAGTCGACCGGCAGGAACGGCATGGCGGACCGCTTCGAATTAGCGTGCAACAGGTGGGCGATTAATTCCTTGCCGGTGCCGGTTTCACCCTCAATGAGCACCAGCGCATCGGTGGGCGCCACACGCGAGATGGTCTTGTAGATCTCTACGAGCTTGGCCGAGCTCCCAATCATCTCCGTGGCCAGAGGCTCTTCCGCATCGAAATCCTCGTCTTCCAGCTCATCCGCGGCCGCGCCTTCCGCGCGCTTAACGATGGAGAGCAGGTCGTCGAGTTCGAATGGCTTGGCGAGGTAGTCGAAGGCGCCGCCGCGCGTGGCGGCCATTACTGTCTCCATGCTGCCGCGGGCCGACATGAGAATGACCGCGCAGGTGTCATTGGCCGTCCGGGCAGCGTTTAGAATATCTATGCCCGTGCGTTCATCGATGTAAATATCGGAGATGACAATGGGATAGCTAGCGTTGCTCAGGCGCGAGAAGGCTTCGCGCGTGGAGGACACAGCTTCCACGGCGTACCCTTCCAATTCGAGAAATGTGGAGATTGTCGACCGGACGGAGGGGTCGTCTTCCACCAGCAGGACCGAGGACATACCAGCTTTCAGTGTAGCGTGGAGGGCAGCACAACCGTAAATGTCGAACCCGCGCCGGGCGCGCTTTCCACCTCCACATGCCCGCCGTGAAGCACCACAATTTGCTGGACGACGGAGAGCCCAATGCCCGTGCCTACTTCGCCGGACTGTTCAGCGCGGCGGGTGCGATAGAACTTGCGAAACAGGTTCTTTACTTCACCTGCGTCCATACCCATGCCATGATCGCGCACCGAGATGGAGACCCCGCTTGAGTTCGGAGCAGCAGTAATGAGCACATCGGTCTCGGGAGCCGAGTACTTGACGGCGTTCGTCATCAGGTTATAGACGGCGTACTCGAGAAGCTCCCGGTCGGCATTGACGATCAAATCATCGGGCACCTCGGAAGTGATGCGGATCTGCTTGCGCTCCGCCAGCGGCATGGCGCGCTGGTAGCAGGTGTCGACGAGTTCCTGCAACGGGAACGTGGCGCGCCGCAGTTCGAGTTGGCCGGCCTCCAGCTTCTCCACATCAAGGAATGTTGTGATCATTTTGGCCAGACGTTTGGACTCGCTG is a genomic window containing:
- a CDS encoding BMC domain-containing protein, giving the protein MEALGMIETKGLIGAIEAADAMVKTANVTLTGKEYVGAAYVCVTVRGDVGAVKAATDAGAAAARRVGELIAVHVIPNPHEETEKVLPGAKKNDK
- a CDS encoding aldehyde dehydrogenase family protein; translation: MLHDTDLVSVQEVREKVEKAYTAWQTYKNFTQEQIDAVVEAVAAKGRAHARRLAEFAVRETGMGNVEDKYAKNMLCSDTLIRAIRSMKTVGVLREIPEQQITEVGVPQGVIAAICPTTNPTSTVFFKTIIALKAGNAIVLSPHPRAKECTCAAAALLAEAAEEAGAPAGIVQCASNSTLEGTQALMKHPKTGVILATGGSGMVRAAYSSGKPAFGVGPGNVPVLIDTSANLAQAVARVVSGKSFDFGTVCSSEQTVVAEGVLRERMLAEFRARKAYILNPQERAAVERTLFSSGTTVRADCVGKSPQTIAQLAGISVPADATILVAEIDGVGREHPLSAEKLSPVLALLFVDSFEAGLDACEAILKFGGLGHTCVIHAGDEAKVRRFGLRMPAFRVLVNTAAPQGSVGITTNVQPSMTLGCGAIAGNITSDNVGPQHLINIKRIAWAVRDADPAPVQPAALNIDKAALVAAVERYLAQRGVNVSGATLSAAVAAAIPAHAPAAAPIPRPPVHGSVASAAERFLAANKPEAAPVSAAPSCGCSIKPADPGTAAAPVPATIPAPKIEIVSFVCEADVREAIAKKKKIFIGPKTIVTPSAKDLAGPDEILVRAER
- a CDS encoding sigma-54 dependent transcriptional regulator — encoded protein: MSSVLLVEDDPSVRSTISTFLELEGYAVEAVSSTREAFSRLSNASYPIVISDIYIDERTGIDILNAARTANDTCAVILMSARGSMETVMAATRGGAFDYLAKPFELDDLLSIVKRAEGAAADELEDEDFDAEEPLATEMIGSSAKLVEIYKTISRVAPTDALVLIEGETGTGKELIAHLLHANSKRSAMPFLPVDCASLAPSLVESELFGAMKGAYTGADRDRAGVFETAHGGTVFLDEIGEIDLNFQLKLLRFLQEKEIRPLGSSRPRKVDVRILAATNRNLRKMVDEGKFREDLWYRLDVVRIGVPPLRERHGDVPLLAGAFLKRYNERYGLDTRLTESGMKALADYTWPGNIRQLQHMVERLVILSPGGRITEDSVDDAIRSSGPKEQAGESLADTEMEQIRKVLAATGGNKSRAARILGIERKTLYRKLERMGLA